A window of the Synchiropus splendidus isolate RoL2022-P1 chromosome 6, RoL_Sspl_1.0, whole genome shotgun sequence genome harbors these coding sequences:
- the LOC128760857 gene encoding homeodomain-interacting protein kinase 1-like isoform X2 — MTSQLQVFSPPSISSSAFCRVKKLKVESNVWDVSTSEAYSSIAGQSAYTFTPAMAVPPFAPSLVFPPTAPGSRGQVVVRAADSTGSLPRGSSRRVTEQATSSSYVNGEGSSDTRAHRHGHKRKIEETNEGSGSGCGSVQILEELSAPAATYSTRTGGGGGGGTGQSIPHSAPTTKSSSSNGEGDYQLVQHEILCSVSCSYEVLEFLGRGTFGQVAKCWKRGTNEIVAIKILKNHPSYARQGQIEVGILNRLSAENADEYNFVRSYECFQHKGHTCLVFEMLEQNLYDFLKHSKFSPLPLRHIRPILQQVATALMKLKSLGLIHADLKPENIMLVDPLRQPYRVKVIDFGSASHVSKAVCSTYLQSRYYRAPEIILGLPFCEAIDMWSLGCVIAELFLGWPLYPGASEYDQIRYISQTQGLPAEYLLSAGTKTIRFFNRGPDSSYPLWRLRTPAEHEMEMGIKSKEARKYIFNCLDDMMQVNLSSHLEGTDMLAEKADRREFIDLLKRMLRLDADKRITPTKTLGHPFVTMSHLMDYPHSSHVKSCFQNMEICKRRTSYDSSKSLYSTNAVPSAAAGNLTVTFSSQLNQHNQVPSAGGAVPLLNYQPALYQQATINIPGLTQQSVPIPTRPAGLCSQTEPFQQTLIVCPPSTIQGLQPSSKSSSFPVRMENSVPIVPQNQSAQSLQIQPSMLTQGSCTPLMVATLHPPTAGLAPQYSLPLGLGTGVGRPTLLEHTATVLAWPSGTQQILIPSSWQQVPGVAIHSSSLQSNAAESPLDSHHGDAGAQQGHSWRSSTQARNPPERKKVKARRGENRNRGLSAATLLSSATVTPNFSATLSQPIIISDTPSPAVSIITIHSDTDTEDERKFHPASVGVGQRTNVISCVTVHDSDSSTASPLTPLPRTLNAASSMSSRQAKTLAVVAPSVKTQGSDRGAVSRSRLETVNYMKLKRSSAQQACSSGDSLDRHGLVLSQSHPLNLSQPMVSSSQERSAASHGDSALRRQQTFPPTVSASHYTFPEVAPLAPVSAAGGGLYTYPASTALSTASQAMEQLLARGHGSHGPSPAAYAATYTSTSSRRDSASRKDSVSSLLHGLPAAYQHQFAAASPYVSVTPRAEPYSAYQLSPRRLTQYPYL; from the exons ATGACGTCTCAGCTGCAGGTCTTCtcgcctccctccatctcttctaGTGCCTTTTGCAGAGTGAAGAAGCTGAAGGTCGAAAGCAATGTATGGGATGTGTCCACTTCTGAAGCTTACAGCTCCATAGCTGGCCAGTCTGCGTACACCTTCACCCCAGCCATGGCTGTGCCACCCTTTGCACCTTCCCTGGTCTTCCCCCCAACTGCACCTGGATCTCGGGGACAAGTTGTGGTTCGGGCAGCTGATAGCACCGGCAGTCTTCCCCGAGGTTCCAGTCGGCGAGTAACTGAACAGGCGACATCGTCCTCCTATGTCAATGGCGAAGGGTCGTCTGACACTCGGGCTCACAGGCATGGACACAAGAGGAAGATTGAGGAGACCAATGAAGGCAGTGGTAGTGGATGTGGCAGTGTGCAAATTCTGGAAGAGCTCTCTGCTCCAGCAGCCACATACTCCACACGTacgggaggaggaggtggagggggcaCCGGCCAGTCGATTCCACACTCGGCTCCAACCACCAAGAGCAGCAGCTCGAATGGTGAAGGGGATTATCAGCTTGTGCAGCATGAGATCCTCTGCTCCGTTTCCTGCAGCTATGAAGTGCTGGAGTTTTTAGGAAGGGGCACCTTTGGACAAGTGGCCAAGTGTTGGAAGAGGGGAACCAACGAGATTGTGGCTATTAAAATTCTGAAAAACCATCCTTCCTATGCTCGTCAGGGCCAGATCGAG GTGGGCATCCTGAACCGACTGAGTGCAGAGAATGCAGATGAGTACAACTTTGTGCGTTCGTATGAGTGCTTCCAACACAAAGGTCACACCTGCCTAGTGTTTGAAATGCTGGAGCAGAATCTGTACGACTTCCTCAAACACAGCAAGTTCAGCCCGCTTCCTCTGCGGCACATCAGACCCATCCTGCAGCAG gtggcaaCAGCACTGATGAAGCTTAAGAGTCTAGGCCTGATTCATGCAGAcctgaagcctgagaacatcaTGCTTGTGGACCCTCTCAGACAGCCCTACAGAGTCAAGGTCATTGACTTTGGCTCAGCTAGCCACGTTTCCAAGGCTGTCTGCTCCACATACCTGCAGTCCCGCTACTACAG gGCACCAGAGATTATTTTAGGCCTTCCCTTCTGTGAAGCCATCGACATGTGGTCTTTAGGCTGTGTGATCGCTGAGCTGTTTCTGGGCTGGCCTCTTTATCCAGGAGCTTCTGAGTACGACCAG ATCCGTTACATTTCTCAAACCCAAGGCCTGCCTGCTGAGTATCTGCTGAGCGCTGGTACAAAGACCATCCGCTTCTTTAACCGAGGACCAGACTCTAGCTACCCGCTCTGGAGACTAAGG ACTCCTGCAGAGCATGAAATGGAGATGGGTATCAAGTCCAAAGAGGCCAGAAAATACATCTTTAACTGCTTGGATGATATGATGCAG GTAAACCTGTCTTCTCATTTGGAGGGGACAGACATGTTGGCTGAGAAGGCTGACAGGCGAGAGTTCATTGACCTCTTGAAGCGGATGTTGCGACTGGATGCTGACAAAAGAATAACTCCTACCAAAACTCTGGGTCACCCTTTCGTGACCATGAGCCACCTCATGGATTACCCCCACAGCTCACA TGTGAAGTCGTGCTTCCAGAACATGGAGATCTGCAAACGCAGGACCTCATATGACAGTAGCAAATCTCTGTACTCCACTAATGCTGTTCCCAGTGCTGCTGCCGGAAACCTCACTGTTACCTTCAGTAGCCAACTCAACCAGCATAACCAG GTGCCTTCTGCAGGAGGAGCGGTGCCTTTGCTTAACTACCAACCAGCTCTGTATCAGCAGGCAACAATCAACATTCCTGGACTGACTCAGCAGAGTGTCCCGATCCCAACACGCCCCGCCGGGCTGTGTAGTCAGACTGAACCTTTCCAGCAAACTCTAATAGTCTGTCCTCCTTCCACAATTCAAG GGCTTCAGCCTTCTAGCAAGAGTTCTAGTTTCCCTGTGAGGATGGAGAACTCCGTGCCCATAGTACCTCAGAACCAGTCTGCTCAGTCACTGCAGATCCAGCCCAGTATGCTTACACAG GGTTCCTGCACGCCCCTGATGGTGGCCACCTTGCACCCTCCCACTGCAGGCTTAGCCCCCCAGTATTCCCTGCCCCTTGGGCTAGGCACTGGTGTGGGTCGGCCCACCCTGCTGGAGCACACAGCCACAGTGCTG GCCTGGCCGTCTGGAACGCAGCAGATCCTCATTCCATCGTCCTGGCAACAGGTTCCAGGTGTGGCCATCCACAGCTCCTCCTTACAGAGTAATGCGGCCGAGTCTCCTCTGGACAGCCACCACGGTGATGCAGGAGCTCAGCAGGGACACAGCTGGAG AAGTAGCACACAGGCCCGGAACCCACCGGAGCGGAAGAAGGTCAAAGCCAGGCGAGGAGAGAACCGGAACAG GGGTTTATCGGCAGCAACGCTGCTCAGCAGCGCCACCGTCACACCAAACTTCAGTGCCACGCTGTCGCAGCCGATCATCATCTCGGACACGCCCAGCCCGGCTGtcagcatcatcaccatccacagTGACACCGACACTGAGGACGAGCGCAAGTTCCATCCTGCCAG CGTCGGAGTGGGTCAGCGCACAAACGTCATCAGCTGCGTGACTGTCCACGACTCGGACTCGTCAACAGCGAGTCCTCTCACGCCTCTGCCCCGAACCCTCAACGCGGCCAGCAGCATGTCGTCACGTCAGGCCAAGACTCTGGCCGTGGTGGCACCTTCAGTCAAAACCCAGGGGTCAGATCGAGGCGCCGTGTCCCGCAGCCGCCTGGAGACAG TCAACTACATGAAGCTGAAGCGGTCGTCGGCCCAGCAGGCCTGCAGTTCTGGCGACAGTCTGGACCGCCATGGACTGGTGCTGAGCCAGTCTCACCCTCTGAACCTCAGTCAG CCCATGGTGTCCTCATCTcaggagcgcagcgcagcgtCCCACGGCGACTCGGCGCTACGTCGCCAGCAGACCTTCCCGCCCACCGTCTCGGCCTCGCACTACACCTTCCCCGAGGTTGCTCCTCTGGCCCCGGTCTCGGCCGCAGGCGGCGGCCTCTACACCTACCCGGCCTCCACTGCACTCTCCACTGCTTCTCAGGccatggagcagctgctggctcGTGGTCACGGCAGCCACGGACCCTCCCCTGCCGCCTATGCAGCAACATACACCTCAACCTCATCCAGGAGGGACTCGGCCAGTCGCAAAGACTCGGTCAGCAGTCTCCTGCACGGGCTCCCTGCTGCTTACCAGCACCAGTTTGCTGCTGCGTCGCCCTACGTGAGCGTGACGCCACGAGCTGAGCCCTACAGCGCCTACCAGCTAAGCCCACGCCGCCTCACCCAGTACCCCTATCTataa
- the LOC128760857 gene encoding homeodomain-interacting protein kinase 1-like isoform X3, with product MTSQLQVFSPPSISSSAFCRVKKLKVESNVWDVSTSEAYSSIAGQSAYTFTPAMAVPPFAPSLVFPPTAPGSRGQVVVRAADSTGSLPRGSSRRVTEQATSSSYVNGEGSSDTRAHRHGHKRKIEETNEGSGSGCGSVQILEELSAPAATYSTRTGGGGGGGTGQSIPHSAPTTKSSSSNGEGDYQLVQHEILCSVSCSYEVLEFLGRGTFGQVAKCWKRGTNEIVAIKILKNHPSYARQGQIEVGILNRLSAENADEYNFVRSYECFQHKGHTCLVFEMLEQNLYDFLKHSKFSPLPLRHIRPILQQVATALMKLKSLGLIHADLKPENIMLVDPLRQPYRVKVIDFGSASHVSKAVCSTYLQSRYYRAPEIILGLPFCEAIDMWSLGCVIAELFLGWPLYPGASEYDQIRYISQTQGLPAEYLLSAGTKTIRFFNRGPDSSYPLWRLRTPAEHEMEMGIKSKEARKYIFNCLDDMMQVNLSSHLEGTDMLAEKADRREFIDLLKRMLRLDADKRITPTKTLGHPFVTMSHLMDYPHSSHVKSCFQNMEICKRRTSYDSSKSLYSTNAVPSAAAGNLTVTFSSQLNQHNQVPSAGGAVPLLNYQPALYQQATINIPGLTQQSVPIPTRPAGLCSQTEPFQQTLIVCPPSTIQGLQPSSKSSSFPVRMENSVPIVPQNQSAQSLQIQPSMLTQQAWPSGTQQILIPSSWQQVPGVAIHSSSLQSNAAESPLDSHHGDAGAQQGHSWRSSTQARNPPERKKVKARRGENRNRGLSAATLLSSATVTPNFSATLSQPIIISDTPSPAVSIITIHSDTDTEDERKFHPASVGVGQRTNVISCVTVHDSDSSTASPLTPLPRTLNAASSMSSRQAKTLAVVAPSVKTQGSDRGAVSRSRLETVNYMKLKRSSAQQACSSGDSLDRHGLVLSQSHPLNLSQPMVSSSQERSAASHGDSALRRQQTFPPTVSASHYTFPEVAPLAPVSAAGGGLYTYPASTALSTASQAMEQLLARGHGSHGPSPAAYAATYTSTSSRRDSASRKDSVSSLLHGLPAAYQHQFAAASPYVSVTPRAEPYSAYQLSPRRLTQYPYL from the exons ATGACGTCTCAGCTGCAGGTCTTCtcgcctccctccatctcttctaGTGCCTTTTGCAGAGTGAAGAAGCTGAAGGTCGAAAGCAATGTATGGGATGTGTCCACTTCTGAAGCTTACAGCTCCATAGCTGGCCAGTCTGCGTACACCTTCACCCCAGCCATGGCTGTGCCACCCTTTGCACCTTCCCTGGTCTTCCCCCCAACTGCACCTGGATCTCGGGGACAAGTTGTGGTTCGGGCAGCTGATAGCACCGGCAGTCTTCCCCGAGGTTCCAGTCGGCGAGTAACTGAACAGGCGACATCGTCCTCCTATGTCAATGGCGAAGGGTCGTCTGACACTCGGGCTCACAGGCATGGACACAAGAGGAAGATTGAGGAGACCAATGAAGGCAGTGGTAGTGGATGTGGCAGTGTGCAAATTCTGGAAGAGCTCTCTGCTCCAGCAGCCACATACTCCACACGTacgggaggaggaggtggagggggcaCCGGCCAGTCGATTCCACACTCGGCTCCAACCACCAAGAGCAGCAGCTCGAATGGTGAAGGGGATTATCAGCTTGTGCAGCATGAGATCCTCTGCTCCGTTTCCTGCAGCTATGAAGTGCTGGAGTTTTTAGGAAGGGGCACCTTTGGACAAGTGGCCAAGTGTTGGAAGAGGGGAACCAACGAGATTGTGGCTATTAAAATTCTGAAAAACCATCCTTCCTATGCTCGTCAGGGCCAGATCGAG GTGGGCATCCTGAACCGACTGAGTGCAGAGAATGCAGATGAGTACAACTTTGTGCGTTCGTATGAGTGCTTCCAACACAAAGGTCACACCTGCCTAGTGTTTGAAATGCTGGAGCAGAATCTGTACGACTTCCTCAAACACAGCAAGTTCAGCCCGCTTCCTCTGCGGCACATCAGACCCATCCTGCAGCAG gtggcaaCAGCACTGATGAAGCTTAAGAGTCTAGGCCTGATTCATGCAGAcctgaagcctgagaacatcaTGCTTGTGGACCCTCTCAGACAGCCCTACAGAGTCAAGGTCATTGACTTTGGCTCAGCTAGCCACGTTTCCAAGGCTGTCTGCTCCACATACCTGCAGTCCCGCTACTACAG gGCACCAGAGATTATTTTAGGCCTTCCCTTCTGTGAAGCCATCGACATGTGGTCTTTAGGCTGTGTGATCGCTGAGCTGTTTCTGGGCTGGCCTCTTTATCCAGGAGCTTCTGAGTACGACCAG ATCCGTTACATTTCTCAAACCCAAGGCCTGCCTGCTGAGTATCTGCTGAGCGCTGGTACAAAGACCATCCGCTTCTTTAACCGAGGACCAGACTCTAGCTACCCGCTCTGGAGACTAAGG ACTCCTGCAGAGCATGAAATGGAGATGGGTATCAAGTCCAAAGAGGCCAGAAAATACATCTTTAACTGCTTGGATGATATGATGCAG GTAAACCTGTCTTCTCATTTGGAGGGGACAGACATGTTGGCTGAGAAGGCTGACAGGCGAGAGTTCATTGACCTCTTGAAGCGGATGTTGCGACTGGATGCTGACAAAAGAATAACTCCTACCAAAACTCTGGGTCACCCTTTCGTGACCATGAGCCACCTCATGGATTACCCCCACAGCTCACA TGTGAAGTCGTGCTTCCAGAACATGGAGATCTGCAAACGCAGGACCTCATATGACAGTAGCAAATCTCTGTACTCCACTAATGCTGTTCCCAGTGCTGCTGCCGGAAACCTCACTGTTACCTTCAGTAGCCAACTCAACCAGCATAACCAG GTGCCTTCTGCAGGAGGAGCGGTGCCTTTGCTTAACTACCAACCAGCTCTGTATCAGCAGGCAACAATCAACATTCCTGGACTGACTCAGCAGAGTGTCCCGATCCCAACACGCCCCGCCGGGCTGTGTAGTCAGACTGAACCTTTCCAGCAAACTCTAATAGTCTGTCCTCCTTCCACAATTCAAG GGCTTCAGCCTTCTAGCAAGAGTTCTAGTTTCCCTGTGAGGATGGAGAACTCCGTGCCCATAGTACCTCAGAACCAGTCTGCTCAGTCACTGCAGATCCAGCCCAGTATGCTTACACAG CAGGCCTGGCCGTCTGGAACGCAGCAGATCCTCATTCCATCGTCCTGGCAACAGGTTCCAGGTGTGGCCATCCACAGCTCCTCCTTACAGAGTAATGCGGCCGAGTCTCCTCTGGACAGCCACCACGGTGATGCAGGAGCTCAGCAGGGACACAGCTGGAG AAGTAGCACACAGGCCCGGAACCCACCGGAGCGGAAGAAGGTCAAAGCCAGGCGAGGAGAGAACCGGAACAG GGGTTTATCGGCAGCAACGCTGCTCAGCAGCGCCACCGTCACACCAAACTTCAGTGCCACGCTGTCGCAGCCGATCATCATCTCGGACACGCCCAGCCCGGCTGtcagcatcatcaccatccacagTGACACCGACACTGAGGACGAGCGCAAGTTCCATCCTGCCAG CGTCGGAGTGGGTCAGCGCACAAACGTCATCAGCTGCGTGACTGTCCACGACTCGGACTCGTCAACAGCGAGTCCTCTCACGCCTCTGCCCCGAACCCTCAACGCGGCCAGCAGCATGTCGTCACGTCAGGCCAAGACTCTGGCCGTGGTGGCACCTTCAGTCAAAACCCAGGGGTCAGATCGAGGCGCCGTGTCCCGCAGCCGCCTGGAGACAG TCAACTACATGAAGCTGAAGCGGTCGTCGGCCCAGCAGGCCTGCAGTTCTGGCGACAGTCTGGACCGCCATGGACTGGTGCTGAGCCAGTCTCACCCTCTGAACCTCAGTCAG CCCATGGTGTCCTCATCTcaggagcgcagcgcagcgtCCCACGGCGACTCGGCGCTACGTCGCCAGCAGACCTTCCCGCCCACCGTCTCGGCCTCGCACTACACCTTCCCCGAGGTTGCTCCTCTGGCCCCGGTCTCGGCCGCAGGCGGCGGCCTCTACACCTACCCGGCCTCCACTGCACTCTCCACTGCTTCTCAGGccatggagcagctgctggctcGTGGTCACGGCAGCCACGGACCCTCCCCTGCCGCCTATGCAGCAACATACACCTCAACCTCATCCAGGAGGGACTCGGCCAGTCGCAAAGACTCGGTCAGCAGTCTCCTGCACGGGCTCCCTGCTGCTTACCAGCACCAGTTTGCTGCTGCGTCGCCCTACGTGAGCGTGACGCCACGAGCTGAGCCCTACAGCGCCTACCAGCTAAGCCCACGCCGCCTCACCCAGTACCCCTATCTataa
- the LOC128760857 gene encoding homeodomain-interacting protein kinase 1-like isoform X4 yields the protein MTSQLQVFSPPSISSSAFCRVKKLKVESNVWDVSTSEAYSSIAGQSAYTFTPAMAVPPFAPSLVFPPTAPGSRGQVVVRAADSTGSLPRGSSRRVTEQATSSSYVNGEGSSDTRAHRHGHKRKIEETNEGSGSGCGSVQILEELSAPAATYSTRTGGGGGGGTGQSIPHSAPTTKSSSSNGEGDYQLVQHEILCSVSCSYEVLEFLGRGTFGQVAKCWKRGTNEIVAIKILKNHPSYARQGQIEVGILNRLSAENADEYNFVRSYECFQHKGHTCLVFEMLEQNLYDFLKHSKFSPLPLRHIRPILQQVATALMKLKSLGLIHADLKPENIMLVDPLRQPYRVKVIDFGSASHVSKAVCSTYLQSRYYRAPEIILGLPFCEAIDMWSLGCVIAELFLGWPLYPGASEYDQIRYISQTQGLPAEYLLSAGTKTIRFFNRGPDSSYPLWRLRTPAEHEMEMGIKSKEARKYIFNCLDDMMQVNLSSHLEGTDMLAEKADRREFIDLLKRMLRLDADKRITPTKTLGHPFVTMSHLMDYPHSSHVKSCFQNMEICKRRTSYDSSKSLYSTNAVPSAAAGNLTVTFSSQLNQHNQVPSAGGAVPLLNYQPALYQQATINIPGLTQQSVPIPTRPAGLCSQTEPFQQTLIVCPPSTIQGLQPSSKSSSFPVRMENSVPIVPQNQSAQSLQIQPSMLTQAWPSGTQQILIPSSWQQVPGVAIHSSSLQSNAAESPLDSHHGDAGAQQGHSWRSSTQARNPPERKKVKARRGENRNRGLSAATLLSSATVTPNFSATLSQPIIISDTPSPAVSIITIHSDTDTEDERKFHPASVGVGQRTNVISCVTVHDSDSSTASPLTPLPRTLNAASSMSSRQAKTLAVVAPSVKTQGSDRGAVSRSRLETVNYMKLKRSSAQQACSSGDSLDRHGLVLSQSHPLNLSQPMVSSSQERSAASHGDSALRRQQTFPPTVSASHYTFPEVAPLAPVSAAGGGLYTYPASTALSTASQAMEQLLARGHGSHGPSPAAYAATYTSTSSRRDSASRKDSVSSLLHGLPAAYQHQFAAASPYVSVTPRAEPYSAYQLSPRRLTQYPYL from the exons ATGACGTCTCAGCTGCAGGTCTTCtcgcctccctccatctcttctaGTGCCTTTTGCAGAGTGAAGAAGCTGAAGGTCGAAAGCAATGTATGGGATGTGTCCACTTCTGAAGCTTACAGCTCCATAGCTGGCCAGTCTGCGTACACCTTCACCCCAGCCATGGCTGTGCCACCCTTTGCACCTTCCCTGGTCTTCCCCCCAACTGCACCTGGATCTCGGGGACAAGTTGTGGTTCGGGCAGCTGATAGCACCGGCAGTCTTCCCCGAGGTTCCAGTCGGCGAGTAACTGAACAGGCGACATCGTCCTCCTATGTCAATGGCGAAGGGTCGTCTGACACTCGGGCTCACAGGCATGGACACAAGAGGAAGATTGAGGAGACCAATGAAGGCAGTGGTAGTGGATGTGGCAGTGTGCAAATTCTGGAAGAGCTCTCTGCTCCAGCAGCCACATACTCCACACGTacgggaggaggaggtggagggggcaCCGGCCAGTCGATTCCACACTCGGCTCCAACCACCAAGAGCAGCAGCTCGAATGGTGAAGGGGATTATCAGCTTGTGCAGCATGAGATCCTCTGCTCCGTTTCCTGCAGCTATGAAGTGCTGGAGTTTTTAGGAAGGGGCACCTTTGGACAAGTGGCCAAGTGTTGGAAGAGGGGAACCAACGAGATTGTGGCTATTAAAATTCTGAAAAACCATCCTTCCTATGCTCGTCAGGGCCAGATCGAG GTGGGCATCCTGAACCGACTGAGTGCAGAGAATGCAGATGAGTACAACTTTGTGCGTTCGTATGAGTGCTTCCAACACAAAGGTCACACCTGCCTAGTGTTTGAAATGCTGGAGCAGAATCTGTACGACTTCCTCAAACACAGCAAGTTCAGCCCGCTTCCTCTGCGGCACATCAGACCCATCCTGCAGCAG gtggcaaCAGCACTGATGAAGCTTAAGAGTCTAGGCCTGATTCATGCAGAcctgaagcctgagaacatcaTGCTTGTGGACCCTCTCAGACAGCCCTACAGAGTCAAGGTCATTGACTTTGGCTCAGCTAGCCACGTTTCCAAGGCTGTCTGCTCCACATACCTGCAGTCCCGCTACTACAG gGCACCAGAGATTATTTTAGGCCTTCCCTTCTGTGAAGCCATCGACATGTGGTCTTTAGGCTGTGTGATCGCTGAGCTGTTTCTGGGCTGGCCTCTTTATCCAGGAGCTTCTGAGTACGACCAG ATCCGTTACATTTCTCAAACCCAAGGCCTGCCTGCTGAGTATCTGCTGAGCGCTGGTACAAAGACCATCCGCTTCTTTAACCGAGGACCAGACTCTAGCTACCCGCTCTGGAGACTAAGG ACTCCTGCAGAGCATGAAATGGAGATGGGTATCAAGTCCAAAGAGGCCAGAAAATACATCTTTAACTGCTTGGATGATATGATGCAG GTAAACCTGTCTTCTCATTTGGAGGGGACAGACATGTTGGCTGAGAAGGCTGACAGGCGAGAGTTCATTGACCTCTTGAAGCGGATGTTGCGACTGGATGCTGACAAAAGAATAACTCCTACCAAAACTCTGGGTCACCCTTTCGTGACCATGAGCCACCTCATGGATTACCCCCACAGCTCACA TGTGAAGTCGTGCTTCCAGAACATGGAGATCTGCAAACGCAGGACCTCATATGACAGTAGCAAATCTCTGTACTCCACTAATGCTGTTCCCAGTGCTGCTGCCGGAAACCTCACTGTTACCTTCAGTAGCCAACTCAACCAGCATAACCAG GTGCCTTCTGCAGGAGGAGCGGTGCCTTTGCTTAACTACCAACCAGCTCTGTATCAGCAGGCAACAATCAACATTCCTGGACTGACTCAGCAGAGTGTCCCGATCCCAACACGCCCCGCCGGGCTGTGTAGTCAGACTGAACCTTTCCAGCAAACTCTAATAGTCTGTCCTCCTTCCACAATTCAAG GGCTTCAGCCTTCTAGCAAGAGTTCTAGTTTCCCTGTGAGGATGGAGAACTCCGTGCCCATAGTACCTCAGAACCAGTCTGCTCAGTCACTGCAGATCCAGCCCAGTATGCTTACACAG GCCTGGCCGTCTGGAACGCAGCAGATCCTCATTCCATCGTCCTGGCAACAGGTTCCAGGTGTGGCCATCCACAGCTCCTCCTTACAGAGTAATGCGGCCGAGTCTCCTCTGGACAGCCACCACGGTGATGCAGGAGCTCAGCAGGGACACAGCTGGAG AAGTAGCACACAGGCCCGGAACCCACCGGAGCGGAAGAAGGTCAAAGCCAGGCGAGGAGAGAACCGGAACAG GGGTTTATCGGCAGCAACGCTGCTCAGCAGCGCCACCGTCACACCAAACTTCAGTGCCACGCTGTCGCAGCCGATCATCATCTCGGACACGCCCAGCCCGGCTGtcagcatcatcaccatccacagTGACACCGACACTGAGGACGAGCGCAAGTTCCATCCTGCCAG CGTCGGAGTGGGTCAGCGCACAAACGTCATCAGCTGCGTGACTGTCCACGACTCGGACTCGTCAACAGCGAGTCCTCTCACGCCTCTGCCCCGAACCCTCAACGCGGCCAGCAGCATGTCGTCACGTCAGGCCAAGACTCTGGCCGTGGTGGCACCTTCAGTCAAAACCCAGGGGTCAGATCGAGGCGCCGTGTCCCGCAGCCGCCTGGAGACAG TCAACTACATGAAGCTGAAGCGGTCGTCGGCCCAGCAGGCCTGCAGTTCTGGCGACAGTCTGGACCGCCATGGACTGGTGCTGAGCCAGTCTCACCCTCTGAACCTCAGTCAG CCCATGGTGTCCTCATCTcaggagcgcagcgcagcgtCCCACGGCGACTCGGCGCTACGTCGCCAGCAGACCTTCCCGCCCACCGTCTCGGCCTCGCACTACACCTTCCCCGAGGTTGCTCCTCTGGCCCCGGTCTCGGCCGCAGGCGGCGGCCTCTACACCTACCCGGCCTCCACTGCACTCTCCACTGCTTCTCAGGccatggagcagctgctggctcGTGGTCACGGCAGCCACGGACCCTCCCCTGCCGCCTATGCAGCAACATACACCTCAACCTCATCCAGGAGGGACTCGGCCAGTCGCAAAGACTCGGTCAGCAGTCTCCTGCACGGGCTCCCTGCTGCTTACCAGCACCAGTTTGCTGCTGCGTCGCCCTACGTGAGCGTGACGCCACGAGCTGAGCCCTACAGCGCCTACCAGCTAAGCCCACGCCGCCTCACCCAGTACCCCTATCTataa